The segment GGGGAGGACAGGCACCCCCCACCTTGGCACTCCTCCCTGGGCACTACTGTGGGGTGCCCAGGACCATGCAGAAGGTTCCGGGCTGGGGCACGAAGCCGACGGCCCGCAGGGCGCGCAGCGAGGCCGTGTTCTGGGGCAGCACGGCGCAGTAGATGGGGAAGCCGCGGGCGTGCAGCTGCCGGCCCAGCTCGGCCAGCGGCAGCCCGGTGAGGCCGTGCCCGCGCCAGGCGGGCACCGTGTAGCCGTGGCGCAGGCAGCCCTGCCCGTCCAGCAggctccaggacaccgggcggCCGCGCCGGTCCAGCAGGCAGGCGGAGGGCAGTGCCCgcaccagccccagcaggaacGCCCGGCTGCGGGCATTGCCCCCCAGGGCCCACGTGGCGTTGAGCAGAGGGACgtgggatggggacacgggTGCCAGGCGCAGGCCCGGGGGCATCCTGCAACAGGGCGTGGCAGAGTGGGAACGCTGAACCCTGGTACCAGCCGGGATAgcagatgggatgggattgggaacCCCTGTGCCACCCAGGGATGGAATCTGGGAGCCTTGTTTCCCCTAGGGATGGGATTGGGAGCCCCTGTGCCACCCAGGGATGGAATCTGGGAGCCTTGTTTCCCCTAGGGATGGGATTGGGAGCCCCTGTGCCACCCAGGGATGGAATCTGGGAGCCTTGTTTCCCCTAGGGATGGGATTGGGAGCCCCTGTGCCACACAGGGATGGAATCTGGGAGCCTTGTTTCCCCTAGGGATGGGATTGGGAGCCCCTGTGCCACCCAGGGATGGAATCTGGGAGCCTTGTTTCCCCTAGGGATGGGATTGGGAGCCCCTGTGCCACCCAGGGATGGAATCTGGGAGCCTTGTTTCCCCTAGGGATGGGATTGGGAGCCCCTGTGCCACACAGGGATGGAATCTGGGAGCCTTGTTTCCCCTAGGGATGGGATTGGGAGCCCCTGTGCCACACAGGGATGGAATCTGGGAGCCTTGTTTCCCCTAGGGATGGGATTGGGAGCCCCTGTGCCACACAGGGATGGAATCTGGGAGCCTTGTTTCCTCTAGGGATGGGATTGGGAGCCCCTGTGCCACCCAGAGATGGAAGCTGGGATCCTCATCCCACCCAGGAGTGGGATTGGTGATCCCTGTGCTCAGTGAACCCACTGCTGTCACCCTGTGCCTCTCAGGGATGTGCCTGGGGACTCCTGTGccaccaagggaggtgactatGACCCGCCAGTGGTACAAAGAAGTGTGACAGGTCTCCGTGTGCCGCCCAGGGATGTGACTGGTCCCTCAGTGCCCATGTGCCCAGTGTCCCATGTCCCCCCAGTGCCCCTCACTCACTGcctgcggggctgggggggctcggggctgaTCAGCGCCCGGTACCGGATCGTCTCCACCTTCAGCCCCCTGGCACTGGCCACCTCCTGCACGGCCTCGTCCAGCCCATCCTGCATCCCTGGGACACCCTGTCAGCCAGACAGGGGACCCAGCTGGAGGGTAGAGGcgccctgtgtccccccagtgcCATCCTTACCCAGAATCTGGAAGGCTCTTTCCCGGGTCACCGCCTCAGTGccctccagcagtgcctgcagggctCCCTTGTCCCGGTAGAACACTGACAGCTGGTTGGTGTAGTAGTCCCTGGGGTCCCTGTGGTCCTGGGAGGGACACGGAGCTGAGGGTGGCACCCCAATTCCCTGGCCCCTGGGGTGtggggtgctgctgccagggcaggggcaccCGGGGCAGCACCTCTGGGCGCAGGCGGGTCAGGACGATGCCGAAATTGGGCCAGGAGTCTACCAGCACCTCATGGGAGGCCGGGTTCCCCCTGGCCACTGTCATCACAGTCCCCAAGACCTGCACGCCAAGGTCATTGTCACCTGTAGGACAGGGCAGAGGGGACAAAGGGGTGCCCAGAGTCTCtgtctgcagcagggcaggggagaggggacagagggggccTTGTCGCCACCAAGTGACAGGTGGCAggtgggcaggcagagaggtCCCATGGTCCTCATCACTGACAAggcaggggagaggggacagggacaggggggtCCTGCGAatcagcagcactgacaggacAAAGGTGAGGGGACAAAGGAGTCCCCAGGATCCTCACCACCggcagagagggagggagggagggagggagggagggacagaggggtgcccagggaccctgtcaccagcaggacagggcagagggggcagagggggacagagggatcCTGGGGGTGGCTGTCACCGGCAGGGTGCTGGGCAGGCTCTTCCGCAGGGtctcctccaggagctgcagctgggctgggcacctCAGGATCAGCATGGCTTCGTGACCGTGGGGCAGGTGGTGACACCGAGGATCCGTGgggagctggtggcactggggcaatGTCCCAGAATGTCCCAGCCGAGCACTCGTCCTCAGGTGGCCACAGGGCTGGCCTGGTGCCCAGTGTTCAGCAGGGTGGACCCTGCCCGCTGTCCCCCAAGGCAGGGGGCACTCACTGGCCCGTGACAGCTGGTGGTAACCATTGTCACCGAGTGCCACACAGCCTCCAGCCTCCCACTCCACAGCCCCCCAGAACCCACAGACTCAGGACTGTTGCAGGGTgagtgctggaggagatgggGACCGTGGGGAAGGggatggggacggggacaggggcCATGCCTggctgccctgtccccctgttACTGAGAGTCTCTCAGCAGGACAATGAAGATCCTGACGTGCTCAgcccatctgcagcagctggaggggaTCCTGAGGAAGAGCCTGCCCATCGCCCTGCCGGTGATGGGGACCCCACTGTcacccctgccctgtgccacgATAGGGACCCCAATGCTACCCCCACCCTGCCAGTCACAGGGACCCTGCTGTCACCCCAGCACTGTGCCATGACTGGGACACCAGCGTCACTCATCTGTTGCTGTGATGAGGATCCCAATATCCCCCTTGCCATGAGGGGGACCCCAATACCACCCCTGCCCTTTGCCCTGCTGGTGATGGGGACCCTGGTGTCATTAGGGATCCTTTTTGCTACCCTGTTCCCCACACCTGCCCCCCTCCCCTCAGCTCTGACCCCACATCTGCCCCCACATCTGCCCCCATCCCTGACCCCCATCTGTCCCCTCCTTGTCCCTCACTGCTGACCCCCTTTTCCCCCAGGTCTTTGGGGCAGTGCTGAACATCAACCGTGGCAACCCCGGCCACTTTGAGGTGCTGGTGGACAAGTGGCCCGAATTTGGCGCCGTGCTGGCCCGGCCCAGCGGAGAGGTGTCcagtggggacatggggcactgcaggagggggGGGTGACACGGCGCCCTGGCACGTgccaggtgtgctcagagcaCCCGTGGGTGCCCCCAGGTGCCGGCGAACGACGGCTACTGGAACACGCAGGCGGCGTTCTACCGGGACCTGGGGGCGTACCGGGCGCTGCTGGAGACCCCCGGCTGCCTGCGCTGGGACGCCGCCTTCACCCTCATCGGtggcctggggacaccggggacccGGGGGGGCCCTGGGGAGGGACTGGGCATGCTCTGGGCAGCACTGGGACTGTGGGACACCGGGGAGAGCTGTTGGAAGCAGGGAGGAACTGGGAGGTACTGGTGTGGGGGAattgggggtgctgggggatgCTGGGGATGGCTGTTTGGGTGCTGATCACCAAATCACACGCTGATTTGGTGTGCTGGCGTGGAGTTTGATGGGTGATACCAGTGGGAAGTgttggggtgggatttgggggtgctggggagcagcagggaattGCACTGCTGGGTACCCTGGAAGCAGGGGCCTGGGGGGTACTGGGGttggacttgggggtgctgggggcactgggaagcaTTGCAGCTGGATTTGTGGGTCCTTGGGGAGACTGGAAGTACTGGGGTTGGACTTGGGGATGATGGGAGCAGGACTGGGGTACTGGGCATACTGGAAGCAGGGATTTGGGTGCTGGGAAtagaggctggggctgcaggtagcccctggggacactgaggaggACACTGGGGTCATGTAGGGATGGTGGGGTACAGGGGGAACAGGACCCCCGacatccccatccccagggctACAGGACGGGCTGGCCACAGTGTCCCAGGACCTGGCAAGGAAGAAGGGTGTGGAGCTGGACATTGTTGAGTACTACTCCTACTGGCACCCTGACCCCAGCACCATGCCAGAGCCCCGGTGAGAGCCCCCCACCCTTGTCCCCGCACTGGGACACCCCCGAGCCCCCCACTGACCCCTGCCTCGCCCAGGCCAGCCCCCGGGGTGCGCGTGGGCTCCCTGAGCCCCTCGCACGTGGACCTGCTCAACGACACGTGGCCCTACGGGGGGAACGCCCGCAGCCGGCGCTTCCTGGCCGAGATTTTGGGGCGCTTCCCGCAAGTCTGCCTGCAGGACGGCA is part of the Passer domesticus isolate bPasDom1 chromosome 6, bPasDom1.hap1, whole genome shotgun sequence genome and harbors:
- the LOC135302161 gene encoding glycine N-acyltransferase-like protein 3, with amino-acid sequence MLILRCPAQLQLLEETLRKSLPSTLPVLGTVMTVARGNPASHEVLVDSWPNFGIVLTRLRPEDHRDPRDYYTNQLSVFYRDKGALQALLEGTEAVTRERAFQILGMQDGLDEAVQEVASARGLKVETIRYRALISPEPPQPRRQMPPGLRLAPVSPSHVPLLNATWALGGNARSRAFLLGLVRALPSACLLDRRGRPVSWSLLDGQGCLRHGYTVPAWRGHGLTGLPLAELGRQLHARGFPIYCAVLPQNTASLRALRAVGFVPQPGTFCMVLGTPQ
- the LOC135303718 gene encoding glycine N-acyltransferase-like protein 3 translates to MKILTCSAHLQQLEGILRKSLPIALPVFGAVLNINRGNPGHFEVLVDKWPEFGAVLARPSGEVPANDGYWNTQAAFYRDLGAYRALLETPGCLRWDAAFTLIGLQDGLATVSQDLARKKGVELDIVEYYSYWHPDPSTMPEPRPAPGVRVGSLSPSHVDLLNDTWPYGGNARSRRFLAEILGRFPQVCLQDGSGQPVAWVLTDHFGTGTHSYTLPEHRRRGHMQVALTVAAQRAQARGFPTFGHTALGNRPMQQLQEMLGNRRLPGVCRYILHNPGLDRDGP